From Paenibacillus sp. GP183, one genomic window encodes:
- the asnB gene encoding asparagine synthase (glutamine-hydrolyzing) translates to MCGITGWIDWRKDLTQYPSILENMSESLMARGPDAYGTWISQHCALGHRRLSVMDPENGAQPMIRKQGENTYTVVYNGELYNASELKRELEQRGYKFKTNCDTEVLLNAFIEWGRACIDKFNGIFAFGAWNEQEQSLFLARDRLGVKPLFYAHWNGMFLFGSEPKSILAHPDFKTEVGAEGLAEIFAMGPARTPGHGIYRNLFELKPGHCMVYDRNGLSIKAYWKLESNPHPDDENDTALRIRELLIDTAQRQLVSDVPICTLLSGGLDSSALTSIAANHYKETGQDQLHTYSIDYVDNDKHFQASAFQPNSDAPWIKKMSAFANTHHHNIEFDTPELVESLKTVVYARDTPGMADVDGSLYLFCKEIKKEHTVAVSGEAADEIFGGYPWFYREDALQANTFPWSLSLQNRVDLLSPELIDWIKPEQYVSSRYQQALAEVPRMAGENEKQNRMREMSYLNITRFMPTLLDRKDRMSMAVGLEVRVPFCDHRLVEYVWNIPWDIKSAGGREKGILRQAMTGLLPEDVLSRKKSPYPKTHNPNYLEAVRKWVLEILDDRTSPLLSFINAAKVRQLASSEASTYNLPWFGQLMTGPQMFAYLAQIDTWLRTYKVSIR, encoded by the coding sequence ATGTGCGGAATTACGGGATGGATAGATTGGCGGAAGGACTTGACCCAGTACCCGTCTATTCTAGAAAATATGTCAGAATCATTGATGGCTCGCGGGCCCGATGCATACGGGACATGGATCTCCCAACACTGCGCTTTGGGCCATCGGCGTCTGAGTGTGATGGATCCTGAAAATGGCGCTCAGCCGATGATTCGAAAACAAGGCGAAAATACGTATACCGTTGTATATAATGGAGAATTATACAATGCGTCTGAGTTAAAAAGAGAGCTGGAACAGCGCGGTTACAAGTTTAAAACCAACTGCGACACTGAGGTTTTATTGAACGCTTTTATCGAGTGGGGGCGGGCTTGCATTGATAAATTCAACGGAATCTTTGCCTTTGGAGCATGGAATGAACAAGAGCAATCACTCTTTTTGGCAAGGGATCGCCTTGGAGTAAAACCGCTTTTTTATGCTCACTGGAACGGAATGTTTTTGTTCGGTTCGGAACCAAAATCCATCCTCGCGCACCCGGATTTCAAAACAGAAGTGGGCGCCGAAGGCCTTGCCGAAATATTTGCCATGGGGCCTGCTCGAACACCCGGGCATGGGATATATCGAAATCTCTTTGAATTAAAACCGGGGCACTGCATGGTGTATGACCGCAATGGATTATCGATCAAAGCTTATTGGAAGCTTGAGAGCAACCCTCATCCCGACGATGAGAATGATACCGCGCTTCGCATCAGGGAGCTTCTGATAGATACGGCACAGCGCCAGCTTGTTTCTGATGTTCCCATCTGCACCCTGCTGTCCGGAGGACTGGATTCCAGCGCTCTCACCTCGATAGCCGCTAATCATTATAAGGAAACAGGTCAAGATCAGCTCCATACCTATTCGATTGATTATGTCGACAATGACAAGCATTTTCAGGCCAGCGCTTTTCAACCTAACTCCGATGCACCATGGATCAAAAAGATGAGTGCATTTGCAAATACCCATCACCATAACATCGAATTCGACACTCCTGAGCTGGTAGAGTCGCTGAAAACAGTCGTTTATGCACGGGATACCCCGGGAATGGCGGATGTGGACGGATCGCTTTATTTGTTTTGCAAAGAGATTAAAAAAGAACACACGGTTGCTGTTTCCGGAGAGGCAGCCGATGAAATATTTGGAGGGTACCCCTGGTTTTATCGGGAAGATGCCCTGCAAGCCAATACGTTTCCATGGTCTTTAAGTCTTCAAAATCGTGTCGATCTACTTTCACCCGAACTCATAGACTGGATTAAACCAGAACAATACGTAAGCAGCAGGTATCAACAAGCTCTAGCAGAGGTGCCCAGAATGGCGGGCGAGAACGAGAAACAAAACCGGATGCGAGAAATGTCCTATTTAAACATTACCCGATTTATGCCGACGCTGCTGGATCGCAAGGATCGGATGAGCATGGCGGTCGGACTTGAGGTACGCGTACCTTTTTGCGACCATCGCCTGGTTGAATATGTATGGAATATACCTTGGGATATTAAATCTGCCGGAGGCAGGGAGAAAGGAATTCTACGCCAAGCGATGACAGGCTTGCTGCCGGAAGATGTGCTGAGCCGCAAAAAAAGTCCATATCCGAAAACCCACAATCCGAACTACCTCGAGGCCGTGCGAAAATGGGTTCTGGAGATCCTCGATGACCGGACTTCCCCTCTGCTGTCTTTTATCAATGCAGCTAAAGTTCGCCAATTGGCAAGCTCCGAAGCGTCTACGTATAACTTGCCCTGGTTCGGCCAATTGATGACAGGTCCGCAGATGTTTGCTTATCTGGCTCAAATTGATACATGGCTTAGGACTTATAAGGTGTCTATACGTTAA